The following proteins come from a genomic window of Malus sylvestris chromosome 4, drMalSylv7.2, whole genome shotgun sequence:
- the LOC126618474 gene encoding calcium-transporting ATPase 1, endoplasmic reticulum-type-like: protein MGKGGQDFGKRKEDGNPRPVDGDVFPAWAKEISECEKHFGVNRKLGLGSEDVEKRREKYGSNELEKHEGQSIWSLVLEQFNDTLVRILLAAAVISFVLAWLDGEEGGEKEITAFVEPLVIFLILIVNAIVGVWQETNAEKALEALKEIQSEQATVIRNGSKVPNLPAKELVPGDIVELKVGDKVPADMRVVELISSTLRVEQGSLTGESEAVNKTNKPVSEDADIQGKKNMVFAGTTIVNGHCICLVAQTGMSTEIGKVHMQIHVAAQIEEDTPLKKKLNEFGEMLTMIIGVICILVWLINVKYFLTWEYVNGRPANFKFSFEKCTYYFEIAVALAVAAIPEGLPAVITTCLALGTRKMAQKNALVRKLPSVETLGCTTVICSDKTGTLTTNQMAVAKLVALGPRPTILRKFRVDGTTYNPLDGKINDWPTGRMDANLQMIAKVAAVCNDAGITQAEQKYVAHGMPTEAALKVLVEKMGLPEGSKCAESSNERDLLGCCQKWSELECRIATLEFDRDRKSMGVIVNSRSGKKSLLVKGAVENLLERSTKVQLLDGTVVPLDDSSRNYIMQALHEMSTSALRCLGFAYKDELGEFSSYDGDEDHPAHRLLLDPSNYSSIESELVFVGLVGLRDPPREEVFDAIEDCRAAGIRVMVITGDNQNTAEAICREIGVFGADEDIRSRSLTGKEFMGLRDQKAHLRQGGGLLFSRAEPKHKQEIVRLLKEDGEVVAMTGDGVNDAPALKLADIGIAMGISGTEVAKEASDMVLADDNFSTIVAAVGEGRSIYNNMKAFIRYMISSNIGEVASIFLTAALGIPEGLIPVQLLWVNLVTDGPPATALGFNPPDKDIMKKPPRRSDDSLISAWILFRYMVIGMYVGLATVGVFIIWYTHGSFLGIDLSGDGHSLVTYSQLANWGQCSSWTNFTASPFTAGNEVLSFDNPCDYFHAGKVKAMTLSLSVLVAIEMFNSLNALSEDGSLLTMPPWVNPWLLVAMSVSFGLHFLILYVPFLAQVFGIVPLSLNEWLLVLAVSLPVILIDEVLKLVGRWTSASQITRRTKPSRPKTE, encoded by the exons ATGGGGAAGGGAGGGCAGGATTTCGGTAAACGGAAAGAGGACGGAAACCCTAGGCCGGTGGACGGCGATGTGTTTCCGGCGTGGGCGAAGGAGATTTCGGAGTGCGAGAAGCACTTTGGGGTTAACAGAAAATTAGGGTTGGGATCGGAGGACGTCGAGAAGCGGCGGGAGAAGTACGGATCGAACGAGTTGGAGAAGCACGAGGGGCAGTCGATTTGGAGTTTGGTTCTGGAGCAGTTCAATGATACTCTGGTTCGAATCTTGCTTGCGGCGGCGGTCATTTCTTTCGTTCTGGCTTGGCTGGATGGGGAAGAAGGCGGCGAGAAGGAGATCACGGCGTTTGTGGAGCCGCTGGTGATCTTCTTGATCTTGATTGTGAACGCGATTGTAGGGGTTTGGCAGGAGACCAATGCCGAGAAGGCCTTGGAGGCGCTGAAGGAGATTCAATCGGAGCAGGCGACTGTGATTCGGAATGGGAGTAAGGTTCCGAATTTGCCGGCGAAGGAGCTTGTTCCTGGTGACATTGTGGAGCTTAAGGTTGGGGATAAGGTGCCCGCTGATATGCGTGTTGTGGAACTGATTAGCTCAACTTTGAGGGTGGAGCAGGGTTCATTGACCGGAGAGAGTGAGGCGGTGAATAAGACTAACAAGCCGGTCTCTGAGGACGCAGATATTCAAGGGAAGAAAAATATGGTTTTCGCTGGGACGACTATTGTGAATGGACATTGCATATGCTTGGTTGCACAGACAGGAATGTCGACTGAAATTGGGAAGGTGCATATGCAAATCCATGTTGCTGCGCAGATCGAAGAAGATACACCACTTAAGAAGAAGCTTAATGAGTTTGGAGAGATGCTTACAATGATAATTGGAGTGATTTGCATATTAGTGTGGCTCATCAATGTCAAGTACTTCCTTACTTGGGAATATGTCAATGGAAGGCCGGCAAATTTCAAGTTTTCGTTTGAGAAGTGCACATATTACTTTGAGATTGCAGTAGCATTGGCTGTGGCTGCTATTCCTGAAGGTCTGCCTGCAGTCATTACAACGTGCTTGGCGCTTGGTACCCGTAAAATGGCTCAGAAGAATGCTTTGGTCCGAAAGCTGCCTAGTGTTGAAACTCTGGGTTGTACAACTGTGATTTGTTCGGATAAAACAGGGACCCTGACTACAAACCAGATGGCAGTGgcaaaacttgtagctttgggTCCTAGACCTACTATACTACGGAAGTTTAGGGTGGATGGAACTACATACAATCCACTTGATGGTAAAATTAATGACTGGCCGACTGGTCGTATGGATGCTAATCTTCAAATGATCGCAAAGGTAGCTGCTGTCTGCAATGATGCAGGCATTACCCAGGCAGAACAGAAGTATGTTGCCCATGGAATGCCTACCGAGGCAGCTCTAAAG GTTTTAGTTGAGAAGATGGGCCTTCCCGAAGGATCCAAGTGTGCGGAATCATCAAATGAAAGGGATTTGCTTG GTTGTTGCCAGAAGTGGAGTGAATTGGAATGCCGAATTGCAACCCTTGAGTTTGATCGTGATAGAAAATCCATGGGTGTAATTGTCAATTCCCGTTCAGGAAAGAAGTCATTGCTAGTGAAG GGTGCTGTAGAGAATTTGCTGGAGAGAAGCACTAAGGTTCAGTTGCTTGATGGCACTGTTGTACCTCTGGATGATAGCTCAAGGAACTATATCATGCAAGCTCTTCATGAGATGTCAACTAGTGCACTGCGCTGTTTGGGTTTTGCATACAAAGATGAGCTTGGTGAGTTTTCATCCTATGATGGTGATGAAGATCATCCAGCTCATAGACTTTTACTTGATCCATCCAATTATTCGTCAATTGAGAGCGAACTTGTttttgttggccttgttggacTGAGG gatCCGCCAAGAGAGGAGGTTTTTGATGCAATTGAAGACTGCCGAGCAGCAGGAATTCGTGTTATGGTAATCACTGGAGATAACCAGAACACAGCAGAAGCAATATGCCGTGAAATAGGCGTGTTTGGTGCTGATGAAGACATACGTTCAAGAAGCCTTACAGGAAAAGAGTTTATGGGTCTACGTGATCAGAAAGCCCATCTAAGACAAGGTGGTGGCCTTCTGTTTTCAAGGGCCGAACCAAAGCACAAGCAAGAGATTGTGAGGTTGCTCAAAGAGGATGGTGAGGTGGTTGCTATGACTGGTGATGGAGTGAATGATGCACCTGCTTTGAAACTTGCTGATATTGGGATTGCAATGGGCATTTCTGGAACTGAG GTTGCAAAGGAAGCTTCTGACATGGTTTTGGCTGATGATAATTTTAGTACAATTGTTGCAGCTGTTGGTGAAGGCAGATCTATCTACAATAACATGAAAGCCTTTATCAG GTACATGATCTCGTCCAACATTGGTGAGGTTGCCTCCATTTTCTTAACAGCAGCATTAGGCATTCCTGAAGGCCTCATACCTGTTCAGCTCTTGTGGGTGAATCTTGTTACTGATGGACCACCTGCAACAGCACTAGGATTTAATCCTCCAGACAAAGACATAATGAAGAAGCCCCCACGCAGAAGCGATGATTCACTTATCAGCGCCTGGATATTATTCCGCTATATG GTTATTGGGATGTATGTTGGACTGGCAACTGTAGGCGTATTCATCATTTGGTATACACATGGTTCCTTCCTTGGTATTGACCTCAGTGGGGATGGCCACTCCCTTGTGACTTACTCCCAACTTGCTAACTGGGGACAGTGCTCATCTTGGACAAATTTCACCGCTTCACCCTTCACAGCCGGAAATGAGGTCCTCTCCTTTGATAACCCCTGTGATTATTTCCATGCTGGCAAAGTGAAAGCTATGACACTATCCCTCTCAGTGTTGGTCGCCATCGAAATGTTCAACTCTCTCAATGCCCTTTCTGAGGACGGAAGCCTGCTGACCATGCCCCCATGGGTCAACCCCTGGCTTCTGGTGGCCATGTCTGTTTCATTCGGCCTGCACTTCTTGATCCTGTATGTGCCATTCTTGGCTCAAGTATTTGGCATTGTGCCCCTGAGCTTAAACGAGTGGCTTCTGGTTTTGGCCGTTTCACTCCCAGTGATTCTTATTGACGAGGTCCTCAAGCTTGTTGGAAGATGGACAAGCGCTTCTCAAATAACCAGGAGGACAAAACCATCAAGGCCCAAGACAGAGTGA